Proteins encoded together in one Coffea arabica cultivar ET-39 chromosome 2c, Coffea Arabica ET-39 HiFi, whole genome shotgun sequence window:
- the LOC113726773 gene encoding transketolase, chloroplastic, with protein MASSSSLTLSQAVLAGSIPRHGSSNPHLPSVSFPTFSALKSTPSTTTTAASRRRSPSVPAAGRRQAQVLASAAVETLEKTGTALVEKSINTIRFLAVDAVEKANSGHPGLPMGCAPMGHILYDEVMKYNPKNPYWFNRDRFVLSAGHGCMLQYALLHLAGYDSVKEEDLKQFRQWGSKTPGHPENFETPGVEVTTGPLGQGIANAVGLALAEKHLAARYNKPDAEIVDHYTYAILGDGCQMEGVSNEVCSLAGHWGLGKLIAFYDDNHISIDGDTEIAFTESVELRFEALGWHVIWVKNGNTGYDEIRAAIKEAKAVKDKPTLIKVTTTIGYGSPNKANSYSVHGSALGAKEVEATRQNLGWPYEPFHVPEDVKKHWSRHVPVGAAYEAEWNAKFAEYEKKYPEEAAELKSLITGELPAGWEKALPAYTPESPADATRNLSQQNLNALVKVLPGLLGGSADLASSNMTLLKMFGDFQKKTPEERNVRFGVREHGMGSICNGIALHSPGLLPYCATFFVFTDYMRAAIRISALSEAGVIYVMTHDSIGLGEDGPTHQPIEHLASFRAMPNILMLRPADGNETAGSYKVAVLNRKRPSILALSRQKLPQLAGTSIEGVAKGGYIISDNSSGNKPDVILIGTGSELEIAAKAADELRKEGKAVRVVSLVSWELFDEQSAEYKESVFPAAVTARVSIEAGSTFGWEKIVGPKGKAIGIDRFGASAPAGKIYKELGITAEAVVAAAKSVS; from the exons atggcttcttcttcttccctcaCTCTCTCCCAGGCCGTTCTCGCCGGCTCCATCCCTCGCCATGGCTCTTCCAACCCCCACCTCCCTTCTGTTTCCTTCCCCACGTTTTCTGCCCTCAAATCCACCCCCTCCACAACCACCACTGCTGCCTCCCGCCGCCGCAGTCCCTCCGTCCCAGCAGCGGGTCGACGCCAAGCCCAGGTCTTGGCCTCAGCTGCAGTAGAAACTCTGGAGAAAACCGGCACGGCCCTTGTAGAAAAGTCCATCAATACCATCCGTTTCTTGGCCGTCGATGCTGTCGAGAAGGCTAATTCCGGTCACCCGGGTCTACCCATGGGTTGCGCTCCAATGGGTCATATTCTTTATGATGAGGTCATGAAGTATAATCCCAAGAATCCTTATTGGTTCAACAGGGACCGGTTTGTTCTCTCAGCCGGCCATGGATGTATGCTTCAGTATGCTTTGCTTCACCTTGCTGGATATGACTCTGTCAAG GAGGAAGATTTGAAGCAGTTCCGCCAATGGGGAAGCAAAACTCCGGGTCATCCTGAGAACTTTGAGACCCCTGGTGTTGAAGTCACCACTG GTCCGCTTGGCCAAGGTATTGCAAATGCTGTTGGTTTAGCCCTTGCTGAGAAACACTTGGCTGCTCGTTACAACAAACCGGATGCCGAGATTGTTGACCACTACAC ATATGCTATCCTTGGTGATGGATGTCAAATGGAGGGGGTCTCCAATGAAGTTTGTTCCCTTGCTGGCCACTGGGGACTTGGAAAGCTGATTGCCTTCTATGATGATAACCATATTTCAATTGATGGTGATACTGAAATTGCTTTCACCGAGAGTGTCGAACTCCGGTTTGAGGCTCTTGGATGGCATGTTATCTGGGTCAAGAATGGTAATACAGGTTATGATGAAATTCGTGCTGCCATCAAGGAAGCAAAGGCTGTAAAAGACAAGCCTACCTTGATCAAG GTAACCACAACAATTGGTTATGGATCCCCCAACAAGGCAAACTCATACAGTGTACATGGCAGTGCGTTGGGTGCCAAGGAAGTAGAGGCCACTAGGCAGAACCTTGGATGGCCTTATGAGCCTTTCCATGTTCCTGAGGATGTCAAGAA ACACTGGAGCCGCCATGTTCCTGTGGGTGCTGCTTATGAAGCTGAATGGAATGCCAAATTTGCtgaatatgaaaaaaaatatcCAGAAGAAGCTGCTGAGTTGAAGTCCCTCATAACTGGTGAATTGCCAGCTGGATGGGAGAAAGCGCTTCCT GCATACACTCCTGAGAGCCCAGCTGATGCCACCAGAAACCTGTCTCAGCAAAATCTTAATGCCCTTGTTAAGGTTCTCCCTGGTCTGCTTGGTGGGAGTGCTGATCTTGCCTCCTCTAACATGACCCTTCTTAAGATGTTTGGTGACTTCCAAAAGAAGACACCAGAAGAGCGTAATGTTAGGTTTGGTGTACGTGAGCATGGTATGGGATCCATCTGTAATGGGATTGCTCTCCACAGCCCTGGCCTACTTCCCTACTGTGCAACTTTCTTTGTGTTCACTGACTACATGAGAGCTGCCATTAGGATATCTGCCTTGTCTGAGGCCGGTGTTATCTACGTGATGACTCATGATTCAATTGGGCTGGGAGAAGATGGACCCACCCATCAGCCAATTGAGCACTTGGCAAGTTTTCGGGCAATGCCTAATATTTTGATGTTGCGTCCAGCTGATGGGAATGAGACAGCTGGTTCTTACAAGGTAGCTGTCCTCAATAGGAAGAGACCATCAATCCTTGCTCTCTCAAGGCAAAAGTTGCCCCAACTTGCTGGAACTTCTATTGAAGGAGTGGCAAAGGGTGGCTACATTATATCAGACAACTCTTCAGGCAACAAGCCTGATGTGATCTTGATTGGAACTGGTTCAGAGTTGGAAATTGCAGCCAAAGCTGCTGATGAACTAAGAAAGGAAGGGAAGGCCGTCAGAGTTGTCTCTCTTGTTTCATGGGAGCTTTTTGATGAGCAATCAGCTGAGTACAAGGAAAGTGTCTTTCCAGCGGCTGTAACAGCTAGGGTTAGCATCGAGGCAGGATCAACATTCGGATGGGAGAAGATTGTTGGACCTAAAGGAAAAGCAATCGGAATTGACCGATTTGGTGCTAGTGCTCCTGCAGGAAAAATATACAAGGAGCTTGGCATTACAGCAGAGGCTGTTGTAGCTGCAGCAAAAAGTGTTTCTTAG
- the LOC113726790 gene encoding DNA repair protein RAD51 homolog 3 isoform X1 has translation MEVSSLPISASHRAKLISAGYISISSLSSISPAHLARDLGISENEATGILKVASQRGGPERTIPSHHSIVDGLRAQTAWDMLHEEESCRRITTSCADLDDILGGGISCKEVTEIGGVPGIGKTQLGIQLAINVQIPLEYGGLAGKAVYIDTEGSFMVERVQQVAEACIKDMQEYDSFLRKDLPARQVNLQANDFLANIYYFRICSYTEQIAVINYLEKFISEHKDIKVVIVDSITFHFRQDFDDMALRTRLLGGMALKLMKLAKKFTLAVILLNQVTTKYSGGSFQLTLALGDSWSHACTNRIILYWNGNGRYAHIDKSPSIRSASAPYAVTGRGIRNLASNCKRVKLILRARLAHDEHICRSLI, from the exons ATGGAAGTATCGAGTCTCCCAATTTCAGCTTCGCATAGAGCAAAGTTGATATCCGCCGGCTACATTTCTATCTCCTCCCTCAGCTCTATCTCGCCCGCCCACCTCGCCCGTG ATTTGGGGATTTCAGAGAACGAGGCTACTGGGATTTTGAAGGTGGCATCCCAAAGGGGTGGACCGGAGAGAACCATTCCAAGTCACCATTCTATTGTTGATGGTTTGA ggGCACAGACCGCCTGGGACATGTTGCATGAGGAGGAATCATGCAGAAGAATTACCACATCATGTGCAGATCTTGATGACATCCTAGGTGGAGGAATAAGTTGCAAAGAAGTTACTGAAATTG GTGGAGTGCCAGGAATTGGTAAAACACAACTTGG TATTCAACTTGCCATCAATGTTCAAATTCCACTTGAATATGGTGGCCTTGCAGGGAAAGCAGTTTATATTG ATACAGAAGGCAGCTTTATGGTTGAACGTGTTCAGCAAGTTGCTGAAGCATGCATCAAAGACATGCAAGAATATGATAGCTTTCTACGTAAAGATTTGCCAGCCCGTCAAGTAAATCTGCAGGCAAATGATTTTCTTGCCAATATATACTACTTTCGCATTTGCAGTTACACAGAGCAAATCGCCGTGATAAATTACTTGGAGAAGTTCATTTCAGAGCATAAAGAT ATCAAGGTTGTTATTGTTGACAGCATTACTTTTCACTTCCGTCAAGATTTTGATGACATGGCACTTAGAACTCGATTACTTGGTGGAATGGCCTTGAAGTTGATGAAACTTGCAAAGAAATTTACTCTAGCG GTTATTTTGTTGAATCAAGTAACCACCAAGTATTCGGGAGGTTCATTTCAACTGACTCTTGCTCTAG GTGATAGTTGGTCACATGCTTGTACAAATCGTATCATTTTGTACTGGAATGGCAATGGACGCTATGCCCACATTGACAAGTCACCTTCTATTCGATCAGCATCTGCTCCATATGCTGTAACTGGCCGAGGGATCCGAAATTTGGCTTCAAACTGTAAACGAGTCAAACTGAT ACTCCGTGCTAGACTTGCGCACGATGAGCATATATGCAGAAGTTTAATCTGA
- the LOC113726790 gene encoding DNA repair protein RAD51 homolog 3 isoform X2: MEVSSLPISASHRAKLISAGYISISSLSSISPAHLARDLGISENEATGILKVASQRGGPERTIPSHHSIVDGAQTAWDMLHEEESCRRITTSCADLDDILGGGISCKEVTEIGGVPGIGKTQLGIQLAINVQIPLEYGGLAGKAVYIDTEGSFMVERVQQVAEACIKDMQEYDSFLRKDLPARQVNLQANDFLANIYYFRICSYTEQIAVINYLEKFISEHKDIKVVIVDSITFHFRQDFDDMALRTRLLGGMALKLMKLAKKFTLAVILLNQVTTKYSGGSFQLTLALGDSWSHACTNRIILYWNGNGRYAHIDKSPSIRSASAPYAVTGRGIRNLASNCKRVKLILRARLAHDEHICRSLI, translated from the exons ATGGAAGTATCGAGTCTCCCAATTTCAGCTTCGCATAGAGCAAAGTTGATATCCGCCGGCTACATTTCTATCTCCTCCCTCAGCTCTATCTCGCCCGCCCACCTCGCCCGTG ATTTGGGGATTTCAGAGAACGAGGCTACTGGGATTTTGAAGGTGGCATCCCAAAGGGGTGGACCGGAGAGAACCATTCCAAGTCACCATTCTATTGTTGATG ggGCACAGACCGCCTGGGACATGTTGCATGAGGAGGAATCATGCAGAAGAATTACCACATCATGTGCAGATCTTGATGACATCCTAGGTGGAGGAATAAGTTGCAAAGAAGTTACTGAAATTG GTGGAGTGCCAGGAATTGGTAAAACACAACTTGG TATTCAACTTGCCATCAATGTTCAAATTCCACTTGAATATGGTGGCCTTGCAGGGAAAGCAGTTTATATTG ATACAGAAGGCAGCTTTATGGTTGAACGTGTTCAGCAAGTTGCTGAAGCATGCATCAAAGACATGCAAGAATATGATAGCTTTCTACGTAAAGATTTGCCAGCCCGTCAAGTAAATCTGCAGGCAAATGATTTTCTTGCCAATATATACTACTTTCGCATTTGCAGTTACACAGAGCAAATCGCCGTGATAAATTACTTGGAGAAGTTCATTTCAGAGCATAAAGAT ATCAAGGTTGTTATTGTTGACAGCATTACTTTTCACTTCCGTCAAGATTTTGATGACATGGCACTTAGAACTCGATTACTTGGTGGAATGGCCTTGAAGTTGATGAAACTTGCAAAGAAATTTACTCTAGCG GTTATTTTGTTGAATCAAGTAACCACCAAGTATTCGGGAGGTTCATTTCAACTGACTCTTGCTCTAG GTGATAGTTGGTCACATGCTTGTACAAATCGTATCATTTTGTACTGGAATGGCAATGGACGCTATGCCCACATTGACAAGTCACCTTCTATTCGATCAGCATCTGCTCCATATGCTGTAACTGGCCGAGGGATCCGAAATTTGGCTTCAAACTGTAAACGAGTCAAACTGAT ACTCCGTGCTAGACTTGCGCACGATGAGCATATATGCAGAAGTTTAATCTGA
- the LOC113726790 gene encoding DNA repair protein RAD51 homolog 3 isoform X7 — MEVSSLPISASHRAKLISAGYISISSLSSISPAHLARDLGISENEATGILKVASQRGGPERTIPSHHSIVDGLRAQTAWDMLHEEESCRRITTSCADLDDILGGGISCKEVTEIGGVPGIGKTQLGYTEQIAVINYLEKFISEHKDIKVVIVDSITFHFRQDFDDMALRTRLLGGMALKLMKLAKKFTLAVILLNQVTTKYSGGSFQLTLALGDSWSHACTNRIILYWNGNGRYAHIDKSPSIRSASAPYAVTGRGIRNLASNCKRVKLILRARLAHDEHICRSLI; from the exons ATGGAAGTATCGAGTCTCCCAATTTCAGCTTCGCATAGAGCAAAGTTGATATCCGCCGGCTACATTTCTATCTCCTCCCTCAGCTCTATCTCGCCCGCCCACCTCGCCCGTG ATTTGGGGATTTCAGAGAACGAGGCTACTGGGATTTTGAAGGTGGCATCCCAAAGGGGTGGACCGGAGAGAACCATTCCAAGTCACCATTCTATTGTTGATGGTTTGA ggGCACAGACCGCCTGGGACATGTTGCATGAGGAGGAATCATGCAGAAGAATTACCACATCATGTGCAGATCTTGATGACATCCTAGGTGGAGGAATAAGTTGCAAAGAAGTTACTGAAATTG GTGGAGTGCCAGGAATTGGTAAAACACAACTTGG TTACACAGAGCAAATCGCCGTGATAAATTACTTGGAGAAGTTCATTTCAGAGCATAAAGAT ATCAAGGTTGTTATTGTTGACAGCATTACTTTTCACTTCCGTCAAGATTTTGATGACATGGCACTTAGAACTCGATTACTTGGTGGAATGGCCTTGAAGTTGATGAAACTTGCAAAGAAATTTACTCTAGCG GTTATTTTGTTGAATCAAGTAACCACCAAGTATTCGGGAGGTTCATTTCAACTGACTCTTGCTCTAG GTGATAGTTGGTCACATGCTTGTACAAATCGTATCATTTTGTACTGGAATGGCAATGGACGCTATGCCCACATTGACAAGTCACCTTCTATTCGATCAGCATCTGCTCCATATGCTGTAACTGGCCGAGGGATCCGAAATTTGGCTTCAAACTGTAAACGAGTCAAACTGAT ACTCCGTGCTAGACTTGCGCACGATGAGCATATATGCAGAAGTTTAATCTGA
- the LOC113726790 gene encoding DNA repair protein RAD51 homolog 3 isoform X3: MEVSSLPISASHRAKLISAGYISISSLSSISPAHLARDLGISENEATGILKVASQRGGPERTIPSHHSIVDGLRAQTAWDMLHEEESCRRITTSCADLDDILGGGISCKEVTEIGGVPGIGKTQLGIQLAINVQIPLEYGGLAGKAVYIDTEGSFMVERVQQVAEACIKDMQEYDSFLRKDLPARQVNLQANDFLANIYYFRICSYTEQIAVINYLEKFISEHKDIKVVIVDSITFHFRQDFDDMALRTRLLGGMALKLMKLAKKFTLAVILLNQVTTKYSGGSFQLTLALGDSWSHACTNRIILYWNGNGRYAHIDKSPSIRSASAPYAVTGRGIRNLASNCKRVKLM, from the exons ATGGAAGTATCGAGTCTCCCAATTTCAGCTTCGCATAGAGCAAAGTTGATATCCGCCGGCTACATTTCTATCTCCTCCCTCAGCTCTATCTCGCCCGCCCACCTCGCCCGTG ATTTGGGGATTTCAGAGAACGAGGCTACTGGGATTTTGAAGGTGGCATCCCAAAGGGGTGGACCGGAGAGAACCATTCCAAGTCACCATTCTATTGTTGATGGTTTGA ggGCACAGACCGCCTGGGACATGTTGCATGAGGAGGAATCATGCAGAAGAATTACCACATCATGTGCAGATCTTGATGACATCCTAGGTGGAGGAATAAGTTGCAAAGAAGTTACTGAAATTG GTGGAGTGCCAGGAATTGGTAAAACACAACTTGG TATTCAACTTGCCATCAATGTTCAAATTCCACTTGAATATGGTGGCCTTGCAGGGAAAGCAGTTTATATTG ATACAGAAGGCAGCTTTATGGTTGAACGTGTTCAGCAAGTTGCTGAAGCATGCATCAAAGACATGCAAGAATATGATAGCTTTCTACGTAAAGATTTGCCAGCCCGTCAAGTAAATCTGCAGGCAAATGATTTTCTTGCCAATATATACTACTTTCGCATTTGCAGTTACACAGAGCAAATCGCCGTGATAAATTACTTGGAGAAGTTCATTTCAGAGCATAAAGAT ATCAAGGTTGTTATTGTTGACAGCATTACTTTTCACTTCCGTCAAGATTTTGATGACATGGCACTTAGAACTCGATTACTTGGTGGAATGGCCTTGAAGTTGATGAAACTTGCAAAGAAATTTACTCTAGCG GTTATTTTGTTGAATCAAGTAACCACCAAGTATTCGGGAGGTTCATTTCAACTGACTCTTGCTCTAG GTGATAGTTGGTCACATGCTTGTACAAATCGTATCATTTTGTACTGGAATGGCAATGGACGCTATGCCCACATTGACAAGTCACCTTCTATTCGATCAGCATCTGCTCCATATGCTGTAACTGGCCGAGGGATCCGAAATTTGGCTTCAAACTGTAAACGAGTCAAACTGATGTAA
- the LOC113726790 gene encoding DNA repair protein RAD51 homolog 3 isoform X4, whose product MEVSSLPISASHRAKLISAGYISISSLSSISPAHLARDLGISENEATGILKVASQRGGPERTIPSHHSIVDGAQTAWDMLHEEESCRRITTSCADLDDILGGGISCKEVTEIGGVPGIGKTQLGIQLAINVQIPLEYGGLAGKAVYIDTEGSFMVERVQQVAEACIKDMQEYDSFLRKDLPARQVNLQANDFLANIYYFRICSYTEQIAVINYLEKFISEHKDIKVVIVDSITFHFRQDFDDMALRTRLLGGMALKLMKLAKKFTLAVILLNQVTTKYSGGSFQLTLALGDSWSHACTNRIILYWNGNGRYAHIDKSPSIRSASAPYAVTGRGIRNLASNCKRVKLM is encoded by the exons ATGGAAGTATCGAGTCTCCCAATTTCAGCTTCGCATAGAGCAAAGTTGATATCCGCCGGCTACATTTCTATCTCCTCCCTCAGCTCTATCTCGCCCGCCCACCTCGCCCGTG ATTTGGGGATTTCAGAGAACGAGGCTACTGGGATTTTGAAGGTGGCATCCCAAAGGGGTGGACCGGAGAGAACCATTCCAAGTCACCATTCTATTGTTGATG ggGCACAGACCGCCTGGGACATGTTGCATGAGGAGGAATCATGCAGAAGAATTACCACATCATGTGCAGATCTTGATGACATCCTAGGTGGAGGAATAAGTTGCAAAGAAGTTACTGAAATTG GTGGAGTGCCAGGAATTGGTAAAACACAACTTGG TATTCAACTTGCCATCAATGTTCAAATTCCACTTGAATATGGTGGCCTTGCAGGGAAAGCAGTTTATATTG ATACAGAAGGCAGCTTTATGGTTGAACGTGTTCAGCAAGTTGCTGAAGCATGCATCAAAGACATGCAAGAATATGATAGCTTTCTACGTAAAGATTTGCCAGCCCGTCAAGTAAATCTGCAGGCAAATGATTTTCTTGCCAATATATACTACTTTCGCATTTGCAGTTACACAGAGCAAATCGCCGTGATAAATTACTTGGAGAAGTTCATTTCAGAGCATAAAGAT ATCAAGGTTGTTATTGTTGACAGCATTACTTTTCACTTCCGTCAAGATTTTGATGACATGGCACTTAGAACTCGATTACTTGGTGGAATGGCCTTGAAGTTGATGAAACTTGCAAAGAAATTTACTCTAGCG GTTATTTTGTTGAATCAAGTAACCACCAAGTATTCGGGAGGTTCATTTCAACTGACTCTTGCTCTAG GTGATAGTTGGTCACATGCTTGTACAAATCGTATCATTTTGTACTGGAATGGCAATGGACGCTATGCCCACATTGACAAGTCACCTTCTATTCGATCAGCATCTGCTCCATATGCTGTAACTGGCCGAGGGATCCGAAATTTGGCTTCAAACTGTAAACGAGTCAAACTGATGTAA
- the LOC113726790 gene encoding DNA repair protein RAD51 homolog 3 isoform X6 codes for MEVSSLPISASHRAKLISAGYISISSLSSISPAHLARDLGISENEATGILKVASQRGGPERTIPSHHSIVDGLRAQTAWDMLHEEESCRRITTSCADLDDILGGGISCKEVTEIGGVPGIGKTQLGIQLAINVQIPLEYGGLAGKAVYIDTEGSFMVERVQQVAEACIKDMQEYDSFLRKDLPARQVNLQANDFLANIYYFRICSYTEQIAVINYLEKFISEHKDIKVVIVDSITFHFRQDFDDMALRTRLLGGMALKLMKLAKKFTLAVILLNQVTTKYSGGSFQLTLALGTYPFLSS; via the exons ATGGAAGTATCGAGTCTCCCAATTTCAGCTTCGCATAGAGCAAAGTTGATATCCGCCGGCTACATTTCTATCTCCTCCCTCAGCTCTATCTCGCCCGCCCACCTCGCCCGTG ATTTGGGGATTTCAGAGAACGAGGCTACTGGGATTTTGAAGGTGGCATCCCAAAGGGGTGGACCGGAGAGAACCATTCCAAGTCACCATTCTATTGTTGATGGTTTGA ggGCACAGACCGCCTGGGACATGTTGCATGAGGAGGAATCATGCAGAAGAATTACCACATCATGTGCAGATCTTGATGACATCCTAGGTGGAGGAATAAGTTGCAAAGAAGTTACTGAAATTG GTGGAGTGCCAGGAATTGGTAAAACACAACTTGG TATTCAACTTGCCATCAATGTTCAAATTCCACTTGAATATGGTGGCCTTGCAGGGAAAGCAGTTTATATTG ATACAGAAGGCAGCTTTATGGTTGAACGTGTTCAGCAAGTTGCTGAAGCATGCATCAAAGACATGCAAGAATATGATAGCTTTCTACGTAAAGATTTGCCAGCCCGTCAAGTAAATCTGCAGGCAAATGATTTTCTTGCCAATATATACTACTTTCGCATTTGCAGTTACACAGAGCAAATCGCCGTGATAAATTACTTGGAGAAGTTCATTTCAGAGCATAAAGAT ATCAAGGTTGTTATTGTTGACAGCATTACTTTTCACTTCCGTCAAGATTTTGATGACATGGCACTTAGAACTCGATTACTTGGTGGAATGGCCTTGAAGTTGATGAAACTTGCAAAGAAATTTACTCTAGCG GTTATTTTGTTGAATCAAGTAACCACCAAGTATTCGGGAGGTTCATTTCAACTGACTCTTGCTCTAG GGACATATCCTTTTCTGAGTTCCTAA
- the LOC113726790 gene encoding DNA repair protein RAD51 homolog 3 isoform X5, whose amino-acid sequence MEVSSLPISASHRAKLISAGYISISSLSSISPAHLARDLGISENEATGILKVASQRGGPERTIPSHHSIVDGLRAQTAWDMLHEEESCRRITTSCADLDDILGGGISCKEVTEIGGVPGIGKTQLGIQLAINVQIPLEYGGLAGKAVYIDTEGSFMVERVQQVAEACIKDMQEYDSFLRKDLPARQVNLQANDFLANIYYFRICSYTEQIAVINYLEKFISEHKDIKVVIVDSITFHFRQDFDDMALRTRLLGGMALKLMKLAKKFTLAVILLNQVTTKYSGGSFQLTLALDSGHQGHILF is encoded by the exons ATGGAAGTATCGAGTCTCCCAATTTCAGCTTCGCATAGAGCAAAGTTGATATCCGCCGGCTACATTTCTATCTCCTCCCTCAGCTCTATCTCGCCCGCCCACCTCGCCCGTG ATTTGGGGATTTCAGAGAACGAGGCTACTGGGATTTTGAAGGTGGCATCCCAAAGGGGTGGACCGGAGAGAACCATTCCAAGTCACCATTCTATTGTTGATGGTTTGA ggGCACAGACCGCCTGGGACATGTTGCATGAGGAGGAATCATGCAGAAGAATTACCACATCATGTGCAGATCTTGATGACATCCTAGGTGGAGGAATAAGTTGCAAAGAAGTTACTGAAATTG GTGGAGTGCCAGGAATTGGTAAAACACAACTTGG TATTCAACTTGCCATCAATGTTCAAATTCCACTTGAATATGGTGGCCTTGCAGGGAAAGCAGTTTATATTG ATACAGAAGGCAGCTTTATGGTTGAACGTGTTCAGCAAGTTGCTGAAGCATGCATCAAAGACATGCAAGAATATGATAGCTTTCTACGTAAAGATTTGCCAGCCCGTCAAGTAAATCTGCAGGCAAATGATTTTCTTGCCAATATATACTACTTTCGCATTTGCAGTTACACAGAGCAAATCGCCGTGATAAATTACTTGGAGAAGTTCATTTCAGAGCATAAAGAT ATCAAGGTTGTTATTGTTGACAGCATTACTTTTCACTTCCGTCAAGATTTTGATGACATGGCACTTAGAACTCGATTACTTGGTGGAATGGCCTTGAAGTTGATGAAACTTGCAAAGAAATTTACTCTAGCG GTTATTTTGTTGAATCAAGTAACCACCAAGTATTCGGGAGGTTCATTTCAACTGACTCTTGCTCTAG ATTCTGGTCATCAGGGACATATCCTTTTCTGA